A single genomic interval of halophilic archaeon DL31 harbors:
- a CDS encoding glycosyl transferase group 1 (PFAM: Glycosyl transferase, group 1~KEGG: hut:Huta_1991 glycosyl transferase group 1), producing the protein MCECGSKNVQAPELSVFKPTVGMARVAVLHNTLDFQGGADAVCLQTCAALAADHAVTLFTISETDPEALATRFGVSLGELTVVTPRGNGPLAKTLSAAAPWTGPQLAFRSVLLRRLFARHADGFDLAVSTANELALPLPSVQFIHYPQFRERRRRWLGVDPDATGGPSEWLNECWSRLAAPAAGEPANENTLLLANSAWTADVVDDTYGVRPAVVHPPVDQIDCSTSWAEREDGIVAVGRLAPDKRVMEAIAVVDALRERGYDSHLHVVGSAPRSYRRYAEKVAETAARREYVTLERDASRSRLETLLCSHRYGLNMKPREHFGMAVAEYAAAGMVAIAPDSGGQREIVDASHRFDSLSGAVDCLADAIDSGEPPTASRDRFASERFRAAMRGAVARAID; encoded by the coding sequence ATGTGTGAGTGCGGGAGCAAAAACGTGCAGGCACCGGAACTATCAGTGTTCAAACCAACAGTCGGCATGGCACGGGTCGCGGTGCTCCACAACACGCTCGATTTTCAGGGCGGCGCCGACGCGGTCTGCCTCCAGACCTGCGCGGCGCTGGCAGCCGACCACGCAGTCACGCTGTTCACCATCTCGGAGACCGACCCCGAGGCGCTCGCCACGCGGTTCGGCGTTTCGCTGGGCGAACTCACCGTCGTGACCCCGCGAGGGAACGGCCCGCTAGCGAAAACCCTCTCCGCCGCGGCGCCGTGGACTGGCCCACAGTTGGCGTTTCGGAGCGTCCTGCTCCGCCGCCTATTCGCCCGGCACGCCGATGGGTTCGACCTGGCCGTGAGCACGGCTAACGAACTCGCGCTGCCGCTGCCGTCGGTCCAATTTATCCACTATCCGCAGTTCCGGGAGCGGCGGCGCCGATGGCTCGGCGTCGATCCCGATGCGACGGGTGGCCCCAGCGAGTGGCTGAACGAATGCTGGTCTCGGCTCGCCGCCCCCGCTGCAGGCGAACCCGCCAACGAGAACACACTGCTGCTGGCGAACTCGGCGTGGACCGCCGACGTGGTCGACGATACCTACGGCGTCCGGCCGGCTGTCGTTCATCCACCGGTGGACCAAATTGATTGCAGCACGTCGTGGGCGGAGCGGGAGGACGGCATCGTCGCCGTGGGTCGGCTCGCCCCGGACAAGCGCGTGATGGAGGCGATTGCCGTGGTCGACGCGCTCCGGGAGCGTGGCTACGATAGCCACCTCCACGTCGTCGGCTCGGCGCCGCGTTCGTACCGACGCTACGCCGAGAAGGTGGCCGAGACGGCAGCGCGCCGAGAGTACGTCACGCTGGAACGCGACGCGAGTCGGTCACGGCTCGAAACGCTGCTCTGTTCGCACCGCTACGGGCTGAACATGAAGCCGCGGGAGCATTTCGGCATGGCCGTCGCGGAGTACGCTGCCGCAGGAATGGTCGCAATCGCCCCAGACAGCGGCGGCCAGCGCGAAATCGTCGATGCGAGTCACCGCTTCGACTCGCTCTCGGGAGCTGTGGACTGCCTCGCCGACGCCATCGACAGTGGTGAGCCGCCGACGGCGTCCCGGGACCGCTTCGCGAGCGAGCGGTTCCGGGCAGCGATGCGTGGGGCGGTCGCCCGGGCCATAGATTGA
- a CDS encoding 3-oxoacyl-(acyl-carrier-protein) reductase (KEGG: bts:Btus_3057 short-chain dehydrogenase/reductase SDR~PFAM: Short-chain dehydrogenase/reductase SDR) translates to MTFTDDAVAVTGAGSGMGRATAELFAERGANVVVVDIDGEAAAETVDRIEADGGEAISVIADVSDADDVQGFVEKTVDTYGSIDVLHNNAGIPQKSTPVEDVEEATWDQVQDVNLKSAFLGAKYAVPQMKEQGEGVILNTASTAGIRPRTGLSAYAASKGGMITLTKQLAYELAEDGIRVNAICPVATDTSMLPEFAAGDLSVEGMADTIPLGRLAEPGDIASAAAFLASDEASMVTGTALEVDGGRDL, encoded by the coding sequence ATGACATTCACAGACGACGCCGTCGCCGTCACCGGGGCCGGGAGCGGAATGGGCCGGGCCACCGCCGAACTGTTCGCCGAGCGTGGCGCGAACGTGGTCGTCGTCGATATCGATGGCGAGGCCGCCGCCGAAACTGTCGACCGTATCGAAGCCGACGGAGGCGAGGCGATTTCGGTCATTGCCGACGTGTCAGACGCCGACGATGTACAAGGGTTTGTCGAGAAAACGGTCGACACCTACGGCTCCATCGACGTCCTGCACAACAACGCCGGCATCCCGCAGAAATCGACGCCCGTCGAGGACGTCGAAGAGGCGACGTGGGACCAGGTGCAGGACGTGAACCTCAAGAGCGCCTTCCTCGGCGCGAAGTACGCCGTCCCGCAGATGAAAGAACAGGGGGAGGGCGTCATCCTCAACACCGCCTCCACCGCGGGCATCCGCCCCCGGACGGGGCTCTCGGCCTACGCCGCCTCGAAGGGCGGGATGATCACACTCACGAAGCAGTTGGCCTACGAACTCGCCGAGGACGGCATCCGGGTCAACGCCATCTGTCCGGTTGCGACGGACACCTCAATGCTGCCCGAGTTCGCCGCAGGCGACCTCTCTGTCGAGGGAATGGCCGACACCATTCCACTTGGACGACTGGCCGAACCGGGCGACATCGCTAGCGCCGCCGCCTTCCTCGCCAGCGACGAGGCGTCGATGGTCACTGGGACGGCGCTGGAAGTCGACGGAGGGCGTGACCTCTGA
- a CDS encoding hypothetical protein (KEGG: htu:Htur_3392 hypothetical protein) yields MSTAAGSLTEPEVLARTKRRLFPEEDGYVVADTQFSTANWLAGTETPERVRAALAPFNHVRVGSGYPDLVGVGAVGDDLLAVDRLGDEPPLVVVEAKGHTAAGSVDTGRGVVQAYDRLGEANAAYLAAPTGAITAQDRMLARELNVGVLAVDDGGVRALERPRVVGNRTTTETTAIRFQAGTQGVANQSFGLNHPKNYLGYALAQYHAEETETVVADRVVGAVDDARRGARFLGLLDGTPERLTSLGREVVRFAVEEHGSVDRALDRFADWAGSPQRFVDLAPRWGQMARRVVFTYPATTLLVEEIQHLHEDLHRAPTLVELVAYLHELHPTFAVELFVRGTERVRSRVLTSEGDLVRETLHDGEVYHAPTVFQLKAMLFHAGILEERGAEPSRLDPTEDDWGLRTVV; encoded by the coding sequence ATGTCGACTGCGGCCGGCTCGCTCACTGAGCCAGAGGTGCTCGCACGGACCAAGCGACGGCTCTTCCCCGAGGAGGACGGCTACGTCGTTGCAGACACGCAGTTTTCGACGGCCAACTGGCTTGCCGGGACCGAGACCCCCGAGCGTGTGCGGGCTGCGCTCGCGCCGTTCAACCACGTCCGGGTGGGGAGTGGTTATCCGGATCTCGTCGGCGTCGGCGCCGTCGGCGACGACCTGCTGGCAGTCGACCGACTGGGCGACGAGCCGCCGCTGGTCGTCGTCGAAGCGAAGGGCCACACCGCTGCAGGGAGTGTAGACACCGGTCGCGGCGTCGTGCAGGCGTACGACCGGCTGGGTGAGGCTAACGCTGCCTACCTCGCAGCGCCCACAGGCGCTATCACCGCACAGGACCGCATGCTCGCCCGCGAACTCAATGTCGGCGTGCTCGCCGTGGACGACGGCGGCGTCCGCGCGCTGGAGCGCCCCCGCGTTGTCGGCAACCGCACGACGACTGAGACCACCGCCATCCGGTTTCAGGCCGGCACGCAGGGCGTCGCGAACCAGTCGTTCGGTCTGAACCACCCGAAGAACTACCTCGGCTACGCGCTGGCGCAGTATCACGCTGAGGAAACCGAGACGGTCGTCGCGGACCGTGTCGTCGGCGCCGTCGACGACGCTCGCCGCGGTGCGCGCTTTCTTGGCCTGCTCGACGGCACACCCGAGCGGCTCACGTCGCTCGGTCGGGAGGTCGTCCGGTTCGCCGTCGAGGAACACGGTTCGGTCGACCGCGCGCTCGACCGCTTCGCGGACTGGGCGGGGAGCCCACAGCGGTTCGTCGACCTCGCGCCGCGCTGGGGACAGATGGCCCGCCGGGTGGTGTTCACCTACCCGGCGACGACGCTACTGGTCGAGGAAATCCAGCACCTGCACGAGGACCTGCATCGGGCGCCGACTTTGGTCGAACTCGTGGCGTATCTCCACGAGCTCCACCCGACCTTCGCTGTCGAGTTGTTCGTCCGCGGGACCGAACGAGTCCGGAGCCGCGTGCTCACTAGCGAGGGCGATTTGGTGCGCGAAACGCTCCACGACGGGGAGGTCTACCACGCCCCGACGGTGTTCCAGCTCAAGGCGATGCTGTTTCACGCCGGTATCCTCGAAGAACGGGGCGCGGAGCCGTCGCGGCTCGACCCGACTGAGGACGACTGGGGGCTTCGAACCGTCGTGTGA
- a CDS encoding peptidase M20 (PFAM: Peptidase M20; Peptidase M20, dimerisation~KEGG: gau:GAU_3549 succinyl-diaminopimelate desuccinylase): MASVTREEIDAAVEARRDEIVAFLSEFVAIDTENPPGRNYREGAEFLGAALDERGYDVEYVEVPESVVAEHYPSRSDRERVNVIGRKGSLDGVDVDGSDAPVRQPGTQGVPGDAADPEAAGAAAGPHVHFTGHFDVVPAGEDWTRDPFDATVEGEGNEAKLYGRGASDMKSGIVASLFAGDALEAAGVDFSTTTGSLSQSMTVDEETGGFTGLGYLVSEGHVSQSNTDYCVYTECFDGSRVCLGHRGVLKFRVVASGAKAHGCMAQDGVNAASALTDFLGRVEEYREELHDRTTDEPVTPESSRRADISTTMLDAGYSENVVPDRATATFYRVLVPEEGVEGARTEIRELMAATEERFPASTLEYEEIMFAEPAIVSADCRVSQVYTEEITRQLGESDFVVSPGSDDQRFVVNDAGIDECIVYGPGPLDQAHVADEYVPIERLVTATKVMAASTAELLGVLE; the protein is encoded by the coding sequence ATGGCCTCGGTCACCCGGGAGGAAATCGACGCGGCTGTCGAGGCAAGGCGGGACGAAATCGTCGCGTTCCTCAGTGAGTTCGTCGCTATCGACACGGAGAATCCACCGGGGCGGAACTACCGCGAGGGCGCGGAGTTCCTCGGCGCTGCGCTGGATGAGCGGGGCTACGACGTGGAGTACGTCGAGGTACCGGAATCCGTGGTCGCGGAGCATTACCCGAGCCGCAGCGACCGCGAGCGCGTGAACGTCATCGGGCGGAAAGGGAGCCTCGATGGTGTCGACGTTGACGGGAGCGACGCTCCCGTTCGCCAGCCGGGGACGCAGGGCGTCCCCGGCGACGCTGCAGACCCAGAGGCCGCTGGGGCGGCAGCGGGCCCACACGTCCACTTCACGGGCCATTTCGACGTTGTTCCGGCCGGCGAGGACTGGACCCGCGACCCGTTCGACGCAACGGTTGAAGGGGAGGGAAACGAGGCGAAGCTCTACGGCCGCGGCGCCAGCGACATGAAGTCTGGGATCGTCGCCAGTCTGTTCGCGGGTGACGCACTGGAGGCCGCGGGGGTGGATTTCTCCACTACCACGGGCTCGCTCTCCCAGAGCATGACTGTCGACGAGGAGACGGGCGGCTTCACCGGCCTTGGCTACCTCGTCTCGGAGGGCCACGTCTCGCAGTCGAACACGGACTACTGCGTCTACACGGAGTGTTTCGACGGCTCCCGGGTCTGTCTTGGCCACCGCGGCGTCCTGAAGTTCCGCGTCGTCGCCAGCGGGGCGAAGGCCCACGGCTGCATGGCCCAGGACGGCGTCAACGCCGCCTCTGCGCTCACGGATTTCTTGGGCCGGGTTGAAGAGTACCGCGAGGAACTCCACGACCGCACCACTGACGAGCCAGTCACCCCCGAATCTTCCCGCCGGGCGGACATCTCCACGACGATGCTGGACGCCGGCTACTCAGAGAACGTGGTGCCCGACCGCGCGACGGCGACGTTCTACCGCGTGTTGGTGCCCGAGGAGGGAGTGGAGGGTGCTCGCACAGAGATTCGGGAGCTGATGGCCGCGACGGAGGAGCGGTTCCCCGCCTCAACGCTCGAGTACGAGGAGATAATGTTCGCCGAGCCGGCCATCGTTTCTGCGGACTGCCGGGTCAGTCAGGTGTACACGGAGGAGATCACCAGACAGCTCGGAGAATCGGATTTCGTCGTCTCACCGGGCTCAGACGACCAGCGATTCGTGGTCAACGACGCCGGCATCGACGAGTGCATCGTCTACGGCCCCGGGCCGCTCGACCAGGCTCACGTCGCCGACGAGTACGTCCCAATCGAGCGGCTGGTGACGGCAACGAAGGTGATGGCGGCGTCGACGGCGGAACTGCTGGGCGTGCTGGAGTAG
- a CDS encoding hypothetical protein (KEGG: hvo:HVO_A0135 hypothetical protein) — translation MPITKQRFEQLGESQVAPETNAERIVEFLTQHAKQAFRITEIHEGTGVKKGSVGPTLSRLKERGVVEHRGNYWAISDSYLTSQEAVAHTSETAAEYDNGKEFDVASWAAEADDENAEQYTE, via the coding sequence ATGCCCATCACCAAACAGCGATTTGAGCAGCTCGGAGAATCCCAGGTGGCCCCCGAAACGAACGCGGAACGAATCGTCGAGTTCCTCACTCAACACGCAAAGCAGGCGTTCAGAATTACCGAAATCCACGAAGGAACCGGTGTCAAGAAAGGGAGTGTCGGCCCGACACTCAGTCGACTCAAAGAACGGGGAGTAGTGGAACACCGCGGGAACTACTGGGCGATTTCGGACAGCTACCTCACGTCGCAGGAAGCAGTCGCCCATACCAGTGAAACGGCCGCTGAGTACGATAACGGGAAGGAGTTTGATGTTGCATCGTGGGCAGCCGAAGCAGATGACGAGAACGCTGAACAGTACACTGAATGA
- a CDS encoding hypothetical protein (KEGG: hsl:OE2478R hypothetical protein) gives MSTASDTTLRTESLTTLHWVGAVLAVITGVLHLVLGVSFISEPLGWSFLAAGVGFLGGVAALLVDYRRRLLYLLGIPFTAGQIVTWYVVNAPDFSTLGYVDKLVQVLLIVVLVVLYRQAAA, from the coding sequence ATGTCAACCGCTTCTGATACGACACTGCGAACCGAGTCGCTGACGACCCTGCACTGGGTCGGCGCCGTTCTGGCGGTCATCACGGGTGTGTTGCACCTCGTGCTGGGTGTGAGCTTCATCAGCGAGCCGCTGGGTTGGTCGTTCCTCGCTGCGGGGGTTGGCTTCCTCGGGGGCGTCGCTGCCCTGCTGGTAGACTACCGCCGGCGGTTGCTCTACCTGTTGGGGATTCCGTTCACCGCTGGACAGATCGTCACGTGGTACGTCGTGAATGCCCCCGACTTCTCGACGCTCGGCTACGTCGACAAGCTCGTACAGGTGCTGCTCATCGTCGTGCTCGTGGTACTCTACCGCCAAGCCGCAGCCTGA